The Takifugu rubripes chromosome 7, fTakRub1.2, whole genome shotgun sequence genome has a segment encoding these proteins:
- the tmem79b gene encoding transmembrane protein 79: MGDDGTEPSTLRWPGDLRTNVATDGQASVETDKDDRTSVQSDVISCTESEREPIVRSERRGGGAREQAETGVGTDQDSKEEEPLENQLPEKAAQVFAPALTIPHSSPALTRESQELWEMESQKSPLLVPLGTPHHENQFDWEEDTNPSTFGCRCPPREVLKVGVSLMSAAMFFPFLVWGGYVFLPFDAPLLDGAPLRLVYTLRCSVFSVTPIILGWLVLGACRLKYGVIRPLFDDVVENAGTQEVSIHRRFLSDSSSLFLIYFLQLVILAMYLSQEQLKLVPLLTIIFALGRVVYWVAAAFGSSVRGFGFGLSFLPSIAMMVANFYFVFTVEATGSIFSHLSPLESLNPPDGKQRFWG, translated from the exons ATGGGGGATGATGGGACAGAACCCAGCACCCTGCGGTGGCCTGGAGACCTGCGGACAAATGTAGCGACAGACGGACAGGCGAGCGTAGAGACAGATAAAGATGACAGGACAAGTGTGCAGTCAGATGTTATAAGTTGCacagaaagtgagagagagcCAATAGtcaggagtgagaggagaggggggggagccAGGGAGCAAGCTGAGACAGGAGTTGGCACAGACCAAGATTCAAAAGAGGAGGAGCCTTTGGAGAACCAGCTACCAGAAAAAGCTGCTCAGGTTTTTGCTCCAGCACTGACTATCCCTCATTCATCTCCCGCCTTAACCAGGGAGAGTCAGGAATTGTGGGAAATGGAGTCACAGAAGAGCCCCTTGCTGGTTCCTCTAGGAACACCCCACCATGAAAACCAGTTTGACTGGGAGGAGGATACAAACCCGAGCACAT TTGGGTGTCGCTGCCCCCCCAGGGAAGTCCTGAAGGTTGGCGTCTCTCTGATGTCAGCAGCGATGTTCTTTCCCTTCCTGGTATGGGGTGGCTATGTTTTCCTGCCATTTGATGCACCCCTCCTTGATGGAGCCCCCCTCAGACTTGTCTACACGCTACGCTGCTCAGTGTTTTCCGTCACGCCCATCATCCTTG GTTGGCTCGTTCTGGGGGCCTGTCGGCTCAAGTATGGCGTTATCCGCCCTCTCTTTGATGATGTGGTGGAGAATGCAGGCACACAGGAGGTCAGCATCCACAGGCGTTTCCTCTCAGactcctcctccctgttctTGATCTATTTCCTGCAGCTGGTCATCCTGGCAATGTACCTTAGCCAAGAGCAGCTGAAGCTCGTCCCGTTACTCACAATTATCTTTGCCCTTGGACG AGTGGTTTACTGGGTGGCTGCGGCATTTGGCAGCAGCGTCCGTGGCTTTGGGTTTGGTCTTTCCTTTCTGCCGAGCATTGCCATGATGGTTGCCAACTTCTATTTTGTCTTCACGGTCGAGGCAACGGGCTCCATCTTCAGCCATCTGTCCCCACTTGAGAGCCTGAATCCACCTGATGGCAAGCAGAGGTTCTGGGGATGA